Below is a genomic region from Atribacteraceae bacterium.
GTCACGCAGCTCCCTCCGGGCACCTACCAGGTGACGGCGTCCCATTCCGGTTATTCCCCGGTTAACCGGGTGATTACTCTGTATACCTTGGATTTGGGCCCCCTATACTATGATTTTCAGCTGGCTCCTACGGGAGGGTAGTGATGCCAAGCCGGATTTTCATTGTTCAGGCCCTTTTGATTGGTTTTGTTCTTGTCGGGTGCGGCGGGTCGAACCTCTCCCAACTTCCCCCGGTCCGTCCCATGGTCAGCGTATCCGGCCGGATCACCGACGCCTCGAGCGGTGAAAGGCTTGGCGGAGCTTTGGTTAAGGTCCGGGACTATCCAACTCGTCGGGACCTAAGCGCCGTTGACGGCTCTTTCCTGTTACGCATGGTCCCTACCGGCCGGCAAATTGTCCTGGTCACCCTGTTCGGCTACGACCCTTATGAAACTGTGGTGGAGCTCGAGCCAAATCTCGATCTTACACTCACTGTCGCGATGGTTCCGCAACGGGGGGCCTTGCTGGGATACGTGTTCGATGAAACGGGCAATCCCCTGGGTGGAGCTCGGGTGACGGTCGGGGGGTTGTTCGTGAGCACAACCAGCGACGATGGGCGTTTCTCCTTTGTAGAGCTACCGGTTGGCGGTCATCTGATCGTCGTCGAAAAAACTGGGTATCTCCCACATACGGGAAGTGTCACTATCGCCAAGGGGGAATATGCTGTTTTGGAAATCACCCTTTTATTCCCCTTGGGAGGAGGAACCGGAAATAACTGAATAACATGTTATAATAGAGGGACCATAGGCACAAAAAGGAGGTTTCTGATGCCCAGAAGGAAAAATAACATCGTAAGAAATTACTATAAAGCTCTCATTAAAAACCTCAACCGGGTTTATGGTCCCATATCCCGGACGACTCTCCGGAAAATGACGGGAATGAAGCCGGCCAGCATTACCGACGTGACCAAAGAACTCTTGCAGGAAGGCATCATTCGGGAGAGAGGTCACGAGAGTTCCAAGCGAGGAAGAAGGAAGGTCCTCTTGGACATCAACCCGGACGGGGGACGGGCGGTGGCGGTGGAATTCAGCCCATCCCGGATTTTAGGGCTGGGGATCGACCTCAAGCTCGGGGTTTGCTACAAAACCCGGCGGTCGCTACCACCCAAAGCGGGCAAGGAGATCGTCATCGAGTCGATCAAAGGGGTAT
It encodes:
- a CDS encoding carboxypeptidase-like regulatory domain-containing protein gives rise to the protein MPSRIFIVQALLIGFVLVGCGGSNLSQLPPVRPMVSVSGRITDASSGERLGGALVKVRDYPTRRDLSAVDGSFLLRMVPTGRQIVLVTLFGYDPYETVVELEPNLDLTLTVAMVPQRGALLGYVFDETGNPLGGARVTVGGLFVSTTSDDGRFSFVELPVGGHLIVVEKTGYLPHTGSVTIAKGEYAVLEITLLFPLGGGTGNN